Genomic DNA from Salvia miltiorrhiza cultivar Shanhuang (shh) chromosome 1, IMPLAD_Smil_shh, whole genome shotgun sequence:
tcgcgTCACCTCTTTTagaaaaatgttttatttttttttcttttgaaaattactaattataagGTGAATTCATCTCCCAATTATGTGTGACCATTTCCCACTATCAATGGTCTTAATATGAGACCATTTTTTCACcatcaatacacttaacaatttTCTCTCTAAACtagtttttattaaaactcatgttcTACATATAAATATGAAGGATGGAGAAAGTATAATACACGCAATGATAATCACTTTTTACTAAAACTCGTGTTCTAGATATAAGTACGACAATCACCTTTTACTAAAACTCGTGTTCTAAATATAAATACGAGAGACATAAGGAATATAATATACTAGATTCAATGAAGCCAGCTAGGGTTTAAGCAACCCCAACTTCCGAAAGATCATTCTCCAAAGCCCTAACCAAATTCTCAAAAAACTTCTTAGTAACCATAGTTAGATTTACGAGCTTCATCTTGAACTCGTCAAACTCCCTCCACGACCCGGCGTCGGGGCCCACGAACCCCGCCGCCTCCTTCTCGGCGCAGCGGTGGAGCCGCTCCAGCGACTCCTCCGCCTGCCCCTGCAGACACTCGAAAATCCCCTTCTTCTTCTCCGCCTTCAGGTAGTAGCCGTACACGTAGCTCCACTTGAGCACGCGCCGGCACTCCACGATCTGCTCCCACGCCTCCGGCACGAACTCCAGCGCCGTCTCCGGCACCCCCTGCGCCGCCGCCAGCGCCACCAGGTGCTCGCCCCTCGCCTTGACCCGCGCAATCTCCCTCGACTTGTGATTCGAAGCCCACCTATCGTAGTAGAAGGCGTACCTCCGGAGCTCTAACCTCGCCTCGTGAAAGCTGGCTTCAATGGCGGTTTCTTTCTCTCTGAAGTATTCGTTGCAGACGTGGCTGTAGCCGTTCTTCCACTTCTGCATACAATTCCAGCAGAATTCTTCACCGCATTTGCAAGTCATGTGATTCGCACATCCTTGAATCTTCTCGATTTTTCGCTTGCATCCGGGGCAGGTTTTGGTGTTGGCGGCGATCCACGAAGCGGTTTCCTCCTCCGACGCGTTCTTCTCCGCCCACCTCGCCACCGTCGCGCAGGCGACGGGGCGGTGATGCTCCTCCCCGCACCGCCAGCAGAACTTGAAGCCGCAGTCGCACGTCACGTCGTAGCTTGTttcctctcctcctcctccgacgACGAAAACGTCGAATTCCGCCGCTAATTCGCAAC
This window encodes:
- the LOC131013228 gene encoding probable E3 ubiquitin-protein ligase ARI5, whose product is MNSDEDAFYISSDDISEGAVEYSGGGYDDDDDDVAEEEPYTITKKPYTILNEETLKHLQENDISQVSNLLAVTRGVACALLLRKKWHVESVLDEWFADEDKVRKSVGISANKEKRRNEDEEEEEKQCLRRCLFRSYVESSRTRRWCPGPGCELAAEFDVFVVGGGGEETSYDVTCDCGFKFCWRCGEEHHRPVACATVARWAEKNASEEETASWIAANTKTCPGCKRKIEKIQGCANHMTCKCGEEFCWNCMQKWKNGYSHVCNEYFREKETAIEASFHEARLELRRYAFYYDRWASNHKSREIARVKARGEHLVALAAAQGVPETALEFVPEAWEQIVECRRVLKWSYVYGYYLKAEKKKGIFECLQGQAEESLERLHRCAEKEAAGFVGPDAGSWREFDEFKMKLVNLTMVTKKFFENLVRALENDLSEVGVA